A genomic segment from Aspergillus puulaauensis MK2 DNA, chromosome 1, nearly complete sequence encodes:
- a CDS encoding ferric reductase family protein (COG:P,Q;~EggNog:ENOG410PJV5;~InterPro:IPR013112,IPR017927,IPR013130,IPR013121, IPR039261;~PFAM:PF01794,PF08030;~TransMembrane:7 (o38-60i129-148o160-181i202-220o240-257i269-287o299-320i);~go_function: GO:0016491 - oxidoreductase activity [Evidence IEA];~go_process: GO:0055114 - oxidation-reduction process [Evidence IEA]), which yields MEDLPGHLLPRSKYDTNATYVYDHSRGLNGVNVPRDVLFTRIILVSVIAVAFILFCGRIAQLSHAYLRHITSIAASRRQQTFWSIEDSPLWARIKKHVLYSPLGSKRHNRELQLSSAINVGTLPTRFQTVLIVLYAASQIAYCTILNYNENVKAALVAELRGRSGTLAVLNMVPLFILAGRNNPLIPLLRISFDTYNLLHRWLGRIVVIESIVHTFAWGVNAVDEANVSDMLNRLRTTPFFTWGLVGVVSMTFLLLHSPSPIRHAFYETFIHFHQLAAFLAFLGVYIHIDIDNLPQKPWITAVGVFWLLDRAARLIRLIYLNFSLKRGSTSLVVEALPGEACRVTFHLPKRVHVPPGSHVYAYIPTLSLWMSHPFSVAWVDPSSSVTTPDYPETKDLQQSHGHKHSMTPSRLEKQLPDLLPSKPHNQLTSVSLVVAARKGMTRKLYNKALASPNSTLVTAGFIEGPYGTHPSDPATYGTAVLFSAGAGITHHMLTVRDLLTRASQGRVPTQKIYLIWSVRSTEHLGWVREWMDSILRLPGRRDILNIQLFVSKPKSSREIVSPSATVQMFPGRCRPEVVLAEAIPVRVGATLVSVCGPGAFADEVRSATRKRIGKGAVIDFVEEAFTW from the coding sequence ATGGAAGACCTCCCGGGACATCTTCTCCCCCGGAGTAAATATGACACAAACGCGACATATGTTTACGACCACTCGCGGGGTCTAAACGGCGTCAACGTCCCTCGAGATGTCTTGTTTACACGCATCATCCTCGTATCTGTTATTGCCGTGGCCTTTATCCTTTTCTGCGGCCGGATCGCACAACTGAGCCACGCCTACCTTCGCCATATAACGTCCATAGCAGCAAGCAGGAGGCAACAAACGTTCTGGAGCATTGAAGACTCACCCCTGTGGGCGAGAATCAAAAAGCACGTTTTATATTCACCCCTTGGCAGCAAGAGACACAACCGCGAGCTCCAGCTTTCCTCTGCCATCAACGTCGGCACCCTGCCGACCAGATTCCAGACAGTCCTGATTGTACTATATGCCGCGAGCCAGATAGCTTATTGCACTATCCTTAACTACAATGAGAACGTCAAAGCCGCCCTTGTCGCCGAGCTTCGAGGTCGGTCGGGGACGCTGGCTGTTCTCAACATGGTGCCGTTGTTTATACTCGCTGGGCGCAATAACCCGTTGATACCTCTATTGCGCATTAGTTTCGACACCTACAACCTTCTGCACCGCTGGCTGGGTCGTATTGTTGTGATTGAGAGCATAGTGCACACCTTTGCCTGGGGTGTCAACGCCGTCGACGAGGCCAACGTTTCCGACATGTTGAATCGTCTTCGCACCACACCATTCTTTACTTGGGGTTTGGTGGGAGTAGTATCTATgacctttctccttctccattcCCCCTCACCCATCCGACACGCTTTCTACGAGACATTCATCCACTTCCATCAACTCGCAGcattcctcgccttcctcggaGTCTACATCCACATCGATATCGACAATCTCCCCCAAAAGCCCTGGATCACCGCCGTTGGCGTTTTCTGGCTCCTCGACCGCGCAGCCCGCCTCATCCGCCTCATATACCTCAACTTCTCCCTCAAACGAGGCTCCACCtccctcgtcgtcgaagcTCTCCCCGGCGAGGCCTGCAGAGTCACCTTCCACCTCCCCAAACGAGTCCACGTTCCGCCAGGCTCCCACGTCTACGCCTACATCCCGACTCTCTCCCTTTGGATGTCTCACCCCTTCTCCGTCGCTTGGGTCgacccctcctcatccgtcACAACCCCAGACTACCCAGAAACCAAAGACCTCCAACAATCTCACGGCCACAAACATAGCATGACTCCCTCCCGCCTCGAAAAGCAACTCCCCGACCTTCTCCCCTCAAAACCCCACAACCAACTCACCTCCGTCtctctcgtcgtcgccgcccGCAAAGGCATGACCCGCAAACTCTATAACAAAGCCCTCGCGTCTCCCAACTCCACCCTCGTCACTGCTGGCTTCATCGAGGGACCCTACGGGACTCACCCCTCCGACCCCGCAACCTATGGCACAGCCGTCCTCTTCTCCGCCGGCGCAGGCATAACACACCACATGCTCACCGTCCGCGACCTCCTCACCCGCGCCTCCCAAGGCCGCGTCCCCACCCAGAAAATCTACCTCATCTGGTCCGTCCGCAGCACAGAGCACCTCGGCTGGGTCCGCGAGTGGATGGACTCCATCCTCCGTCTCCCAGGCCGCCGCGATATCCTGAATATCCAGCTTTTCGTCTCCAAGCCGAAATCAAGTCGCGAGATCGTGAGTCCCAGCGCCACGGTGCAAATGTTCCCAGGCCGCTGTAGACCAGAGGTTGTCCTTGCCGAGGCGATTCCGGTGCGTGTGGGCGCGACGCTGGTTAGTGTTTGTGGGCCCGGGGCGTTTGCGGATGAGGTGCGGAGTGCAACGCGGAAGAGGATTGGCAAGGGTGCTGTGATTGATTTTGTCGAAGAGGCTTTTACGTGGTAG
- a CDS encoding pleiotropic drug resistance family ABC transporter (COG:Q;~EggNog:ENOG410PG6M;~InterPro:IPR034001,IPR017871,IPR027417,IPR003593, IPR010929,IPR029481,IPR003439,IPR013525,IPR034003;~PFAM:PF01061,PF00005,PF06422,PF14510;~TransMembrane:11 (o538-558i570-592o647-666i678-697o786-806i1201-1222o1234-1256i1277-1304o1324-1346i1358-1382o1476-1496i);~go_component: GO:0016020 - membrane [Evidence IEA];~go_component: GO:0016021 - integral component of membrane [Evidence IEA];~go_function: GO:0005524 - ATP binding [Evidence IEA];~go_function: GO:0016887 - ATPase activity [Evidence IEA];~go_function: GO:0042626 - ATPase-coupled transmembrane transporter activity [Evidence IEA];~go_process: GO:0055085 - transmembrane transport [Evidence IEA]): MSSFLGTFNASISPSQGVESRGTENHGNAVSEIEESVNVDSHHASTEEKRVSSSGSILSSTETAREKDERDYEEDAEEEITRLAQQLTHQSTKYSSHNIENPFIDITEESTLNPHNPSFKAKNWMKNILALSAREPEKYPSRHAGVSFRNLSVHGFGSPTDYQKDVFNSVLQIGGLVRSIMGSGKQKIDILRNFDGLVKSGEMLVVLGRPGSGCSTFLKTIAGEMNGIYMDKESELNYQGIPAKQMRKQFRGEAIYTAETDVHFPQLSVGDTLKFAALARCPRNRLPGVSKDQYAVHMRDVVMAMLGLSHTINTRVGNDFVRGVSGGERKRVSIAEATLSGSPLQCWDNSTRGLDSANALEFCRTLNLMAKYSGTTVAVAIYQASQSAYDVFDKVTVLYEGRQIYFGRTDEAKQFFVDMGFECPERQTTADFLTSLTSPAERIVRKGFEGRVPHTPDQFADAWKNSASYAQLLQDIKEYNQEFPLGGESVNKFIESRKAMQSKNQRVGSPYTMSLWEQVNLCMIRGFQRLKGDASLTLSQLIGNFIMALIIGSVFYNLNDDTGSFYSRGALLFFAVLLNAFGSALEILTLYAQRPIVEKQARYAMYHPFAEAIASMLCDMPYKTLNAITFNIPLYFMTNLRREPGPFFIFLLFSFVTTLTMSMLFRTMAATSRTLSQALVPAAILILGLVIYTGFTIPTRNMLGWSRWMNYVNPIAYGFESLMVNEFHGRSFPCDPKAGFVPRGAPAYSNLANQVCAVVGAVPGVRDVDGTEYLGQSFQYFQSHKWRNLGIMFAFMAFFLFTYLTATEYISEAKSKGEVLLFRRGHTPPSSDDVETSSPVTAGEKVDQSNQDVANIQRQTAIFHWKDVCYDIKIKNEPRRILDNVDGWVKPGTCTALMGVSGAGKTTLLDVLATRVTMGVVSGEMLVDGRPRDQSFQRKTGYVQQQDLHLHTTTVREALSFSALLRQPASTPRQEKLDYVEEVIKLLGMEAYADAVVGVPGEGLNVEQRKRLTIGVELAAKPQLLLFLDEPTSGLDSQTSWSILDLIDTLTQHGQAILCTIHQPSAMLFQRFDRLLFLAKGGKTVYFGDIGNKSSTLSNYFEKNGASKLPADANPAEWMLEVIGAAPGSHSDIDWPAVWRDSPERQAVHQHLAELKDTLSQKPTETSQADASDYNEFAAPFAVQLWECLIRVFSQYWRSPIYIYSKTALSILTALYIGFSFFQAQNTKQGLQNQMFSIFMLMTIFGNLVQQIMPNFCTQRALYEARERPSKAYSWKAFMTANILVELPWNALMSVLIYVCWYYPIGLYRNAEPTDSVHERGALMFLLILTFLLFTSTFAHMIIAGIELAETGGNLANLLFSLCLVFCGVLAGPDVLPGFWIFMYRVSPFTYLVSAMLSTGVSGTNATCEPVEFIKIIPPANMTCQEYMADFITANLGGYFADPNATGECSFCQISSTDTFLMQVKSYYSDAWRNFGLMWVYIFFNIFAAVFIYWLARVPKGSKNKGSA, from the exons ATGTCGTCTTTTCTGGGAACTTTTAATGCTAGCATCAGCCCATCCCAGGGTGTGGAATCTCGGGGAACTGAGAACCACGGCAATGCGGTCTCGGAAATCGAAGAGTCCGTGAACGTTGATTCCCATCATGCGTCCACTGAAGAGAAACGGGTCTCCAGCTCAGGCAGCATACTCAGCTCCACCGAAACAGCGAGGGAAAAGGACGAACGCGACTATGAAGAggatgccgaggaggaaatcaccCGTCTGGCCCAGCAGCTCACGCACCAGTCAACAAAGTACTCCTCCCACAACATCGAGAACCCGTTTATCGACATTACCGAGGAATCGACACTCAACCCTCACAACCCCAGCTTCAAGGCGAAGAACTGGATGAAGAATATCCTAGCTCTATCCGCGCGCGAGCCCGAGAAGTATCCGTCACGCCATGCCGGCGTCTCCTTTCGCAACCTGAGTGTTCACGGATTCGGTAGCCCGACGGATTACCAGAAGGATGTTTTCAACTCGGTGCTGCAAATAGGAGGTCTAGTTCGTTCTATCATGGGATctgggaagcagaagatcgATATTCTTCGCAACTTCGACGGTCTGGTCAAATCTGGAGAGATGCTTGTCGTCCTCGGCCGACCTGGAAGTGGTTGCTCTACCTTCCTCAAGACCATTGCTGGTGAAATGAATGGTATTTATATGGACAAGGAGTCCGAACTCAACTACCAGGGTATCCCGGCGAAGCAGATGCGGAAGCAGTTCCGAGGTGAAGCCATTTATACCGCCGAGACCGACGTTCACTTCCCTCAGCTATCTGTTGGCGACACCTTGAAATTCGCTGCTTTGGCTCGTTGCCCACGAAACCGCCTTCCCGGTGTCTCCAAGGACCAGTATGCCGTCCACATGCGAGACGTTGTAATGGCCATGTTGGGTCTGTCCCACACGATCAACACCCGCGTTGGAAACGATTTCGTGCGCGGTGTCAGTGGTGGTGAGCGGAAGCGTGTCAGTATCGCAGAGGCAACCCTGAGTGGAAGTCCCCTGCAATGCTGGGATAACAGTACCCGTGGTTTGGATAGTGCCAACGCTTTG GAGTTCTGCCGTACTCTCAACCTGATGGCCAAATACTCCGGCACAACTGTGGCTGTTGCTATTTACCAGGCCTCACAGAGTGCCTACGAT GTATTTGACAAAGTCACCGTCTTGTATGAGGGAAGACAGATCTACTTCGGTCGCACGGACGAGGCGAAGCAGTTCTTCGTTGACATGGGATTCGAATGCCCAGAGCGCCAGACGACCGCTGATTTCCTGACTTCTCTTACCAGCCCTGCTGAGCGAATCGTGAGGAAGGGTTTCGAGGGTCGCGTGCCTCACACACCCGATCAATTCGCGGACGCCTGGAAGAACAGTGCCTCTTATGCACAGCTTTTGCAGGATATCAAAGAGTACAACCAGGAATTTCCTCTTGGTGGTGAATCCGTCAACAAGTTCATCGAATCCCGCAAGGCTATGCAGTCTAAGAACCAACGTGTCGGGTCTCCATACACTATGTCCCTGTGGGAACAGGTTAACCTGTGTATGATCCGTGGCTTCCAGCGTCTTAAGGGTGATGCCAGTTTGACCCTGAGTCAGTTGATCGGAAACTTTATAATGGCTTTGATTATTGGCAGTGTCTTCTACAACCTTAATGACGATACCGGTAGCTTCTACTCACGTGGagcgctgctcttctttgCCGTCTTGCTCAATGCCTTTGGTAGTGCTCTCGAG ATTCTGACCCTTTATGCACAACGTCCGATTGTCGAGAAGCAAGCCCGCTACGCCATGTACCATCCTTTCGCCGAGGCCATCGCCTCTATGCTTTGTGATATGCCCTACAAAACTCTCAATGCTATCACTTTCAACATTCCGCTCTATTTCATGACAAATCTCCGTCGCGAGCCGGGGCcgttcttcatcttcctgctTTTCTCATTCGTGACAACCTTGACAATGTCTATGCTGTTCCGCACAATGGCTGCCACGTCCCGAACCCTCTCCCAGGCCTTGGTTCCGGCTGCGATTCTTATTCTCGGCCTTGTCATCTACACCGGTTTCACTATCCCCACTAGGAATATGTTGGGTTGGTCCCGCTGGATGAACTACGTCAACCCAATTGCCTACGGATTCGAGAGTTTGATGGTGAACGAATTTCACGGCCGATCCTTCCCATGTGATCCTAAGGCTGGCTTCGTCCCCAGAGGCGCCCCCGCCTACTCAAACTTGGCCAATCAAGTCTGTGCCGTCGTGGGCGCAGTGCCTGGCGTACGGGATGTCGACGGAACTGAGTACCTAGGCCAGAGTTTCCAGTACTTCCAGAGCCACAAGTGGCGCAACCTGGGTATCATGTTTGCTTTCATGGCTTTCTTCCTATTCACCTACTTGACCGCCACCGAGTACATTTCCGAGGCCAAGTCCAAGGGTGAGGTTCTACTTTTCCGTCGCGGCCACACTCCTCCCTCCAGCGACGACGTCGAGACCAGCAGCCCGGTGACCGCCGGTGAAAAAGTGGATCAGTCGAACCAGGACGTTGCCAATATTCAGAGGCAAACTGCCATCTTCCACTGGAAGGACGTCTGCTATGACATCAAGATCAAGAATGAACCGAGGCGCATTCTGGACAATGTAGATGGATGGGTGAAACCTGGTACTTGCACTGCTTTGATG GGTGTCTCTGGTGCTGGTAAAACCACGCTTCTGGATGTGCTCGCAACTCGTGTGACCATGGGTGTTGTCAGCGGTGAAATGTTGGTTGACGGACGCCCTCGCGACCAGTCTTTCCAGCGTAAAACAGGTTACGTACAGCAACAGGATCTTCACCTTCATACAACTACGGTCCGTGAGGCATTGAGCTTTAGCGCCCTGCTTCGTCAGCCCGCCAGCACACCCCGTCAGGAGAAACTGGACTATGTCGAAGAGGTGATCAAGCTTCTCGGTATGGAAGCGTACGCGGATGCCGTTGTCGGTGTGCCCGGTGAAG GTCTCAACGTGGAACAGAGAAAACGTCTTACCATCGGAGTCGAACTTGCTGCTAAGCCgcagctgctcctcttccttgacGAACCCACCTCCGGTCTTGACAGTCAAACTTCTTGGTCTATTCTTGATCTTATCGACACACTCACGCAGCACGGTCAGGCTATTCTTTGCACCATTCATCAGCCCTCTGCGATGCTCTTCCAGCGTTTTGACCGCCTGCTGTTCCTTGCCAAGGGTGGTAAGACGGTTTATTTTGGTGACATCGGTAACAAGTCGTCTACTCTGTCTAATTACTTCGAGAAGAACGGGGCCTCCAAGCTTCCTGCCGATGCCAACCCTGCCGAATGGATGCTTGAGGTCATTGGTGCTGCACCTGGATCCCACAGTGATATTGACTGGCCCGCTGTGTGGCGTGACAGCCCGGAACGTCAGGCTGTGCACCAACATCTTGCCGAATTGAAGGACACTCTCTCGCAGAAACCCACCGAGACATCTCAAGCTGACGCGTCCGATTACAATGAATTCGCTGCCCCCTTCGCCGTTCAGCTTTGGGAATGTCTTATCCGTGTCTTCTCCCAGTACTGGCGCAGCcctatctatatatactccAAAACGGCACTGAGCATCCTGACTGCACTCTACATtggtttctctttcttccaagcGCAGAACACCAAGCAGGGTCTTCAGAACCAGATGTTCAGTATCTTCATGTTGATGACTATTTTCGGTAACCTTGTCCAACAGATCATGCCTAACTTCTGCACACAGCGTGCCTTGTATGAGGCTCGTGAGCGGCCGTCCAAGGCTTACTCCTGGAAGGCATTCATGACGGCTAATATTCTTGTCGAGCTCCCATGGAACGCCTTGATGTCCGTGCTTATTTATGTCTGCTGGTACTACCCTATTGGACTCTACCGGAACGCTGAACCAACCGACTCTGTCCACGAACGTGGCGCGCTCATGTTCCTGCTTatcctcaccttcctcctcttcacctccaCCTTCGCCCACATGATCATCGCCGGTATCGAACTCGCAGAAACAGGTGGTAACCTTGCCAACTTGCTCTTCTCACTCTGCTTGGTCTTCTGTGGTGTCCTCGCCGGCCCCGATGTTCTCCCTggtttctggatcttcatgtACCGCGTTTCCCCATTCACCTATCTCGTCTCAGCCATGTTATCCACCGGTGTCTCCGGCACAAACGCCACCTGCGAGCCCGTCGAATTCATTAAAATCATCCCGCCCGCCAACATGACCTGCCAGGAGTACATGGCAGACTTCATAACGGCAAACCTCGGCGGATACTTCGCAGACCCTAACGCCACTGGCGAGTGCTCTTTCTGCCAGATCTCCAGCACCGATACTTTCTTGATGCAGGTCAAGAGTTACTACAGTGACGCATGGCGTAATTTCGGCCTGATGTGGGTGTACATCTTTTTCAACATTTTCGCTGCGGTCTTCATTTATTGGCTTGCTCGTGTGCCTAAGGGCAGCAAGAACAAGGGATCTGCATAG
- a CDS encoding uncharacterized protein (COG:K;~EggNog:ENOG410PHDW;~InterPro:IPR036864,IPR007219,IPR001138;~PFAM:PF00172,PF04082;~go_function: GO:0000981 - DNA-binding transcription factor activity, RNA polymerase II-specific [Evidence IEA];~go_function: GO:0003677 - DNA binding [Evidence IEA];~go_function: GO:0008270 - zinc ion binding [Evidence IEA];~go_process: GO:0006351 - transcription, DNA-templated [Evidence IEA];~go_process: GO:0006355 - regulation of transcription, DNA-templated [Evidence IEA]) — MDITEQDELSPPVEGAPISKAKGRPDHLMKRVSRACLHCRQRKSKCDLDASGSPGVPPCQRCIRDRRDCVLGGSNRGGRRIRKNKIKNFTPDTKQPTQKKPDLESASPTESETIQQAASSYPGPVVFVPTNPPAQAVATATSVSVDDEDAASIGSVPRNPSDAWQCLTDIAKRGTEGPSPATTDSVRTGTGGYSVYSALQNGDVTGFQTKTGIKTYRLVQSRSLDPGTVWQLVARYAEHFHPYLPLVPRKYFSRTTLDAFANDEKHLLTAVLTIASKDLVERPEIHEYCSKYMHELISGIAAGADCDVEAVEALLLLAEWEPQGLRPKIERVGRGEEDRAAWMHVGLALRSGYFLGLDRTSFRGDASGDTEAEERRRLAWTSCYISDRLISVRIGRAFWSRGPGPMTGLVSQDFPSLQPIKDGDEDYAQIFQATLDLTQLYGNVHDLLYSGMRTSSQMMLMGDYVKYVDDFRLAILRWKSRWGSLKCSTPMRTTLELSYEYLRLYTNAFAFQAAISQSLSKQKNDGQSQREHLRATFDNVASMQDARFIIESLDAAKAYLTILVETADPEKHLHFMPLRFYLYGIYAAVFLYKARSFGVMPPAEEMSVRDLVSRTTEVLNRASAGPDDIGARYSRLLELLWRPKPTAPASPAGTQQGNDVIMQNTNPISNCMPDQDGYVHFSPANDFSWLDLEAVGDYVSGDPGALSLDAFQSTGLYTGSDRAWQTPMWSGDMTNTLLF, encoded by the exons ATGGATATCACGGAGCAGGACGAGCTATCTCCACCGGTGGAGGGAGCTCCAATATCAAAGGCAAAGGGCCGTCCAGATCATCTCATGAAGCGTGTCTCGAGGGCGTGCCTACATTGTCGACAGCGCAAATCTAAGTGTGACTT AGATGCAAGCGGTAGCCCTGGTGTACCGCCATGCCAGCGATGTATTCGAGATCGTCGAGACTGTGTTCTCGGCGGTTCGAATCGAGGAGGTCGTCGCATTCGCAAAAATAAAATCAAAAACTTCACTCCAGATACGAAACAACCGACCCAGAAGAAACCAGACTTGGAGTCGGCCAGCCCGACAGAGTCAGAAACCATTCAACAGGCCGCCAGCTCATACCCGGGCCCGGTAGTTTTCGTACCCACTAATCCTCCCGCCCAAGCGGTAGCGACAGCGACGTCGGTAtcggttgatgatgaagatgcggCATCTATCGGCTCGGTACCTCGAAACCCATCTGATGCGTGGCAATGTTTGACCGACATTGCGAAACGAGGGACCGAGGGGCCCAGTCCCGCAACCACGGACTCTGTGCGCACCGGCACGGGCGGATATTCAGTATACAGCGCACTCCAGAATGGCGATGTAACAGGCTTCCAAACAAAGACCGGAATCAAGACCTACAGACTGGTGCAGTCGCGGTCTCTTGATCCGGGAACTGTCTGGCAGCTTGTTGCTCGCTACGCTGAACATTTCCATCCATATCTTCCTCTAGTACCACGAAAGTATTTCTCTCGGACAACCTTGGACGCTTTTGCCAACGATGAGAAACATCTCCTCACGGCGGTTCTCACGATCGCATCAAAAGACTTGGTCGAGCGGCCGGAGATTCACGAGTACTGCTCCAAATACATGCACGAATTGATATCCGGCATTGCAGCCGGGGCAGATTGTGATGTGGAGGCTGTGGAAGCGTTGCTTTTACTCGCTGAATGGGAACCGCAGGGTCTAAGACCAAAAATCGAGCGTGTAGGGCGCGGTGAGGAGGACAGAGCCGCTTGGATGCATGTTGGACTTGCGCTACGCTCCGGCTATTTTCTTGGACTCGACAGAACTTCATTCCGTGGGGATGCCTCCGGGGACACAGAAGCAGAGGAGCGCAGGCGATTGGCATGGACCAGCTGCTATATCTCGGACCGACTTATTTCTGTGAGGATTGGTCGTGCGTTCTGGTCGCGAGGCCCAGGTCCAATGACTGGACTTGTCAGCCAGGATTTCCCATCACTTCAACCTATTAAAGACGGTGACGAGGATTACGCGCAAATATTCCAGGCAACCCTGGATCTCACTCAGCTCTACGGAAATGTCCACGACCTTCTCTACTCTGGAATGCGAACAAGCAGccagatgatgctgatgggaGATTACGTGAAATACGTGGATGATTTCCGGCTCGCGATTTTACGGTGGAAGTCACGTTGGGGCTCTTTGAAAT GCTCTACGCCCATGCGGACTACCCTGGAGCTGTCATACGAGTATTTGAGGCTTTACACCAATGCGTTTGCCTTTCAGGCCGCAATTTCTCAGTCCTTATCAAAACAGAAAAATGACGGTCAATCTCAACGAGAGCATTTGCGGGCAACCTTTGATAACGTGGCTTCAATGCAGGATGCTCGGTTTATCATCGAATCGTTAGATGCCGCCAAAGCCTATTTGACAATTCTCGTGGAGACTGCGGATCCTGAGAAACATCTTCACTTTATGCCCCTTAGGTTCTACCTGTATGGAATTTATGCAGCAGTCTTCCTATACAAG GCACGGTCGTTCGGCGTCATGCCGCCTGCAGAGGAAATGAGCGTCCGCGATCTCGTCAGTCGAACGACAGAAGTACTGAATCGAGCCAGTGCTGGACCAGACGACATTGGAGCGCGTTATTCTCGACTTCTCGAACTTCTATGGCGGCCTAAACCGACTGCCCCAGCCTCGCCAGCAGGCACTCAACAAGGCAATGATGTCATAATGCAAAACACTAACCCTATCTCGAACTGCATGCCCGACCAGGACGGCTATGTGCATTTCAGCCCTGCAAATGATTTCTCCTGGCTAGATCTCGAAGCCGTAGGAGACTACGTCTCTGGAGATCCCGGTGCGTTGTCGCTGGATGCTTTCCAAAGCACTGGTTTATACACAGGCTCTGATCGAGCATGGCAGACCCCAATGTGGTCGGGCGATATGACCAATACTCTTCTGTTCTAG